The DNA window TAAAACATAAactaaacttaaaaaataaaatgtaaatgtcccTATCTGTATATTAACACACAGACGCCAGAAGAGCATGAGGGAGAGACGGGGATCCAGTCAAAGGAGCAGCGGCTGTACAAGTCCAGTGGTTTGGATGGCATGGCGCTGGTATGGAGCCCCTCAAACACTGGGTCATATTTACTGTGTTAGCACCTGGAGAAGTGCAGGCATCTCATTTTCACTTATACATTCCTATGTATTCGTTGGCACATTTCGCAAAGGTCTAGTAAACCTCCAGTTGTATTGGTACGAGTCACAGACTGAGTCACAGATATTGAAAGGCTTTTAACTGAACACTCTACAGTTTACTGCACTCTTACTGAGGTATAACTGTCTTGGGAAAGAACAGGCATTATGAAGAAATCTTAACTCCTCTAATTTGACTCCACAGGTCCATATGCCAATGGATCTGGATGGGAATGACTTGATGGCAGAATTGGCAGACCGGCTGCAGTTCATTGACCTGCTGAAGAGGATGCTGTCGATGGACCCAGAGGACAGAATTACCCCTGTCCAAGTCCAGAACCATCCCTTCGTCACTATGACTCATCTATTTGAGTTCCTCCCCAGCACACAGTATGTTTTAATAGGGGTGCggataaaaacaaaagacaaaaactgCCAACGTTGAAGAGTGTGCTCTTAAAAGCCACCTTGTGTTGTGTCTCCTGTAATAGGCAGGGAATAGCTGTGGAGCTGAATCTCCAGAGACACTGTGTTTTCACTTGATGAATATGCATCTTGGCAATGGGGTCTTTTgtggggaaagaaaaataagaatatcAATCCGTCAATACCAGGAAAGCTTCTGAATTGTACTTGTTAAAAACAACCGTACACTAATTTTAAAGCTAGTGCTCAGAACGTGGAGATACTTATATTAACACATCTCTTCCTCTCGCCTAGTGTCATGTCTTGTGCCCAAGACATGGAGGTGTGCTATAGTCGGGTCGATACCAGCACGACCTACAATTGCCAGCTCCACGCAGCCCTCAGCACGACCTTTAACAGCCAGGTCAACACATCCCCCAGCACGACCTACAACAGCCAGGTCAACACAGCCACCAGCACGACCTATAACAGCCAGGTCAACACATCCCCCAGCACGACCTACAACAGCCAGGTCAACACAGCCACCAGCACGACCTACAACAGACAGGTCAACGCAGCCTCCAGCATGACCTACAACAGCCAGGTCAACGAAGCACCCAAGGTGAGTCCcaaagtttttttctttgttttccccTTTGTCTGTCCTGCAGGAGTGATAATGTAGGTGTGAGAGACTGAGCAACATGTGTCTCCAGGAAGTCCATTTGAGTGATGAAGCTAATATTAAACTGGTTAATACAGGTGTTTATTTCACCCATGATGTTTTAGTGTAATTGTTAAATCAGTTACTGTTTATCctcattttgaatttgacttttaatttaaaaaaaagtgttgtatAGTCACAATATCACTATAAAAGTCTGCACCGATAATTATATACTAGTCTCTAGCATTTCAGTTCACTGACTGCCACTCTATAACACATCTCAAAAGCTATATATTCAGAGCTGATTCCGTCATCCAGAAGGATTGACTCCTGGTCTCATGCAGACCCCTCAGAGCTAGGGCCACATCTCTCACTTTAGTGACCATGTCAGCTCTTTGGTACGGCCCTCAGTATTGCAACTGGCACTGAGTATTGCTGGAGTTATAAAGGAGGTggtatggagagagagatagatatgtATTGTTCCCTCTCCGTTCAGGAGTGAAAAGGGTCGATCTGTGTGGGCGTCATTATTTAGGAGGGTGAAAGGAAGGCAGACAATGCTACTGCAGTCAAATAATTAGCTCTGCTTGAATCCAACACCCTCAGACATGTGGAGATGGATGGACTGCTGTCGGTCGGGTTTGGTTTCGTGTCAACTCTGCAGACAGGCGCTCTCAGACTCTTTTTCGTGACTTTGCACAGGCGCAGCAACTTGTGGCAGCAGAGGAGAACAACAGGCAGTCGGACAACATCACCCCCTCCAACGCACAGGCGCCGGCAGCGGATGTCCACCTCTACAACCCCCCCAGGCTGGGCACTATGGGCAGGGCTCGGGTCACCACGCGGGCCAGGAGACCCATCCCCCCCGCCCTGGGCACAATGGGCAGGGCTCGGGTCACCACACGGGCCAGGAGACCCATCCCCCCCGCCCTGGGCACTATGGGCAGGGCTCGGGTCACCACACGGACCAGGAGacccatcccccccaccccaggcaCTATGGGCAGTTGTCAGCTCACCACGTGGGCCACAAGAAAGTGAACTTTGCTGACtgtaaataaaactgtaaattaCAGAATGTCaacttttgtattttgtcatatTCTCCAACTTTCATATGGAGGTGTTTAGTCTCCGAGAAATTCATTCATTCTTGTGAAGTGAGTGATCAGTGGAAGACAAACTTGAAGACCTAGTAGATAAATAGGAAGAGATCTTTTCAAGGAACAAACTAGATTGTAGTGAAGCTAGAGGCTCTGTTCACAGAATGCGAAACAGAAGAGAAACAAGTACTTGATGAAATGGAGAAAAGGGCATTATTAGGAAGTCAAACAGTGAGTGGGCTTCGCCTTTAGTGCTTGTATGGAACAAATCTGGGGATCTACATGTCTGTACTGATTGTCGTGAGTTGAACAGGCACACATTAGGGATGCTTATCCACTGCCTCATGACTTAAAATATGTCCCAAGTGTAAAAAatgtacactaccagtcaaaattGTATGAACACGTCAATTTGTTATAGACATttttgcagtttaatgtctcaatgtactaaattaaagcatagagcaaataaacaattggagataaaagaagaaatcatggaattgttttgttaaacaaaatttaGCCCCTTACatctcagatattcagaaagatgttgcattgtgaccttaaaagggcaccaaatccatgtgcttctctttaatcccatgttcTCTTAATCTCTTCATTGTTGTGTTGTtcgccaagtgtttggtatcccatgaaagatGAGACTCTAAGCTTTCTAAAGATGTGacaaaattgttttttattccacCCCCTGCatttactttaatattttactaTAACTATTTTCTAATGGTATTATAagtatatattatagtataggactattagtgtgtatgtgtgtataattatacagatgggtgacaatggaaaaaacaacataaagtgtctcagtaaggtgttgggcaccatgagccaGAAGAACAGCTTCTTCtaaacaatgtgaggaagcaatacaaaaggcaaacacaatgttagggtatattgtcaaaagtgttgaactgagaacaagggcagtaatgttcagtctgtacaatgcactagtttgagctcatctggaatactgtgtacagttctgggctccacacttcaagaaagatatcgctgctctagaggcagttcagaggagagcaaccacacttattccaggtctgaagggaatgtcctactgagacactgagggaactgaacctggAACAGAAGGAGACtatatggggacttgatccaagtcttcaaggtcatgaaaggcatcgaccacatcaaaccagaggagcttttccagatctgcagggacacatggacccggggacacaaatggaaattgggcttcaaggcattcaagatggaaaacaggagacactacttcacacagagaggcatcacaatctggaacaaactccccagcgatgtggtttaGTGCTACTGGTGGGTGATGTTTCAAATAAATGACAAGTGCTGGACTGAGAGCAGTAAGAGAAATCAAAATGACTGGTGTACTTTGATACATTTAAAGCTAAATACCAACAATGACGAAGAAATACTGTTTCAAAGCTTTTAGGAACTTGCTTCTGTGGAAGGAGAATAATTGCTGAACTTTCTATGATACGTCCTTGAACACTTGGAACACTTGAAGTGGAATGAAGTGATGGGTTTCCTTTTGTGAATCTGAAAATGTTTTGATGGAGGAACCAGAGATTGGAACAGAACAgactttgaaaatatatggtgaTTTGATGGCCAACTCACAGTTCCACAGATGAATGCTTTATTTAACAGATATGttcaatatacagtactgtgcaaaaattttaggcaggtgtgaaaaaatgctttcaaaaataaacatgttaatatattatatttatcaattaacaacatgcaaagtgagtgaacagaagaaaaatctatatcaaatccatatttggtgtgaccatgcTTTGCCTTCAAGACAGcgtcaattcttctaggtacacttgcacaaagtcagggattttgtaggcatatagccaggtgtatgattaaacaattatagcaaacaggtgctaatgatcatcaattcaatatgtaggttgaaacacaatcattaactgaaacagaaacagctgtgtaggaggaatacaaaaaaaagccaAACTCAGGTAACAatgtgaggttgctgaagaccgtttactgtcaaaagtcatacatcatggcaagactgagcacagcaacaagacacaaggtagttatactgcatcagcaaggtctctcccaggcagacaggggtttccagatgtgctgtccaagctcttttgaagaagcacaatgcAACGGACAACGCTGAGGACCGTacacgcagtggtcggccaaggaaacttactgcagcagatgaaagacacatcatgcttacttcccttcacaatcagaagatgtccagcagtgccatcagctcagaattggcagaaaacagtgggaccctggtacatccATCTAGTGTCttgagaagtctggtcagaagtggccttcatggtagacttgcagccaaaaaaccATACCTCCgacttgttttgaagacaaagggtggtcacaccaaatatggatttggttcattcagttaattgataaatataatctattaacatgtctatttttgaaagcattcttactttacagaattttttcacacctgcctaaaacgtttgcacagtactgtaaatatatatatatatatttacagtactattttttttttttcacattttgctcaGTCTCATGCATTTGATTTAGGATTTTATTCCTCATCAATGCTGCATACTCCAGAGTTTTACCTAAAATtactattaaaaatacaaaaatgaaacatCATAATTGGTtaagtctccacccccctgagttaatactcTGTCAGCAATTACAGTCTGTTGGGATCGGTCTCTGCACAagtagatttggcaatatttgatcattcttctttacaaaacagtCCAGGCTTTGTCAAGTTTCTTGGGgagcgttgatggacagcaatcttctaGTCATGTCACAAATTTCGATTGGATTTAGgttggggctctgactgggcaacTCTagcacatttacctttttgtttcttAGTCACCATATAggtaatatatgtatgtgcgtGTTTTACGAAAACCGTGCCGTAAGAGCAAGAATTTACACTATACAACAGCCCTAATTAAAGCATGATAACTGAAGAGCCAGTAgacaataaaatgcataattctATTGAGGGACAGTTTGAAGTAGTTCAAGTAAGAGCAGAATATAGGTAATAGTCACATCAGAgctatgtgcagtgcaattggtgcaattttattattttgcatctGTGGTATGTTATTGAACGCTGAGTAAACATTGGATTCCTGTTGTCAGACTGGTACATTAGCTTAAGGCTAAACTGTGATCTGAAAACACTGTATAAGGTTACTGTAACAATGTTCAGTAGTCTATGAACGCATTGTAAAAATCAATAGCCTTGTCCCATGAAAGTTTCTGAAAGGTATTATCTCAGAAGTAATATcattacattaaataactaacgTTGTTAAATTGTGGTTAATTAAATTCAAATACATGTTCAAGGCGTTAGGATATGGTAGGTAGAAATGGCAATAACATCATGGAACATGGCTGAAATGTCCTGAAAAGGTCCTGAtaagatttgttttaaagggTTGCAACCCTGGAAAGAGGAGAATTAAGATTACAGGTGCtgtcaaggaaaacaaaactcaTGCAAAGCTGATTGATATTGTGACAGTGTTGGGGGTAGGTAGGCCCATCCAGTGCATAAATCCAATTTCCCCCCCATATAAACCATAACAATGATCTCAGAATTTTCTATGAAtctacccccccaccctcagCTATAGCACTTTATTCTCTTTAGATCTTACCTATAAGCATGGCCAGACACTCATTCTTGTCAGCTGTCTCAGTTGATTTGTCTGCTGTCTCCAATTCCTGTGAATGTGAAGCAAGAGCACTGCATTACAAACAAGACAGCTTCTCCTGACGCAGAAGAACACAAGATCTCTGTTTGGGCAGGTATCAACTTTGAATAgatcatttttaatttcaaatctgtattgatttatattactgcacttggataagggtgtctgccatgaaataaataaatactgtgcgCAGCGATCGGTAATGTCCGTACCTCACTGGCAGATGGTCTGAAGCTCCCAAAGCCATACATTTTGAGGACTTCCCTCACCACCACCTTGGGGATCTCACGGATGTGGCCAATCTTTCCAGAGACAGTGCCGGCAGTCCATCACCAACATCTCCATAATGTTGAGGTAGACACGGCTGGCTGCTCTCTTCACCTTGACAGCAGCAGAATCCTATGTCTTCCTATGAAACACGAACTGGAACCATCATGGACAGCATTTTTAGAGTTGGAGAAACCAAATGTCATACAGGGATTCTACCCCATACCAATAGGATGTTATGAACCTGATTCAAAGTAACAAATGATTGcaaattgttatattttaagatatgGTCATATAAAGCAGCACTATTCATTCCCAATCAACCTGCATATCCTTGccatattaatgtatttcattattctTATGCCTAATATTATATTGAATGGAAGGGATCCCCAGTGTCATTATCCTAATGACCTACCCTCAGCCAAGAGAAAGCCCAtggaagcaaaatgtatagtatCAATTAAAACATCCATTATTATTGCACTGATCATAATTGATCGTATAGTGGCACCCAGTAGCACCCAAG is part of the Amia ocellicauda isolate fAmiCal2 chromosome 21, fAmiCal2.hap1, whole genome shotgun sequence genome and encodes:
- the LOC136717384 gene encoding homeodomain-interacting protein kinase 2-like gives rise to the protein MSVKLPETSQSCELKRRREEMGTSSSRAPVATDEDNDEYQLVDHEMLCSQRNPYEVLEFLGRGVFGQVVKCRNHRTDEIVAIKILKNKPAYERQCLIEATILARLSRENPDQYNLVRANECFRYKGHLCLVFEMLDQNLYDVLSFGPLPLKYIRPILQQVATALLKLETLGIIHADLKPDNIMLVDAARQPLRVKVIDFGLATHVSEAVRSACMQARYFRAPEIILGLPYNQAIDMWSLGCIIAELFLGWPLYPGASVYDQIRYIVEMQGLPAENLLSAGTKTGEFFKRDSANSLWRLKTPEEHEGETGIQSKEQRLYKSSGLDGMALVHMPMDLDGNDLMAELADRLQFIDLLKRMLSMDPEDRITPVQVQNHPFVTMTHLFEFLPSTHVMSCAQDMEVCYSRVDTSTTYNCQLHAALSTTFNSQVNTSPSTTYNSQVNTATSTTYNSQVNTSPSTTYNSQVNTATSTTYNRQVNAASSMTYNSQVNEAPKAQQLVAAEENNRQSDNITPSNAQAPAADVHLYNPPRLGTMGRARVTTRARRPIPPALGTMGRARVTTRARRPIPPALGTMGRARVTTRTRRPIPPTPGTMGSCQLTTWATRK